In a genomic window of bacterium:
- a CDS encoding PTS sugar transporter subunit IIA → MNIYKYLRKNLCEVNLKSRKKKSAICELAGIIKRHPALEDISEKEIVDALIQREELGSTGFGGGLAIPHCKHKNISEFIVGLAISKRGVNFDAMDGRKVHLFCFIIGPEGDPETHVKILAEVSHILREERVIRELIASKSEIALYEKFLRHAAPEEIQSETKQQKLVMIIIQNEQHFIEIMELFVEIGIDGASITSSEGMAGVLTKVPLFADFINFLGQHAKYHRTIWAVIPTDELEILVQRVEEITGDMNKHIGTILLALDISFFKGTMETV, encoded by the coding sequence ATGAATATATATAAATACTTAAGAAAAAATTTATGCGAAGTTAATTTAAAATCGAGGAAAAAGAAGTCCGCTATATGTGAACTTGCGGGAATAATAAAACGGCATCCCGCCCTTGAAGATATTTCTGAAAAAGAGATTGTAGATGCACTTATACAACGCGAAGAACTCGGTTCTACAGGCTTTGGTGGAGGATTAGCTATACCACATTGTAAGCATAAGAATATCTCGGAATTCATAGTCGGATTGGCCATCTCTAAAAGGGGGGTCAATTTCGATGCTATGGATGGCAGAAAAGTTCACCTATTCTGTTTCATTATCGGGCCAGAAGGCGATCCAGAAACACATGTCAAAATTCTTGCTGAGGTCTCTCATATTCTGCGTGAGGAACGTGTCATACGAGAGTTGATTGCTTCAAAATCGGAAATCGCGCTTTACGAAAAATTCCTTAGGCACGCTGCGCCGGAAGAAATCCAATCTGAAACTAAACAGCAAAAGCTCGTAATGATCATTATCCAAAACGAGCAACATTTTATAGAGATTATGGAGCTTTTCGTCGAAATTGGCATCGATGGTGCATCGATTACATCCTCTGAAGGAATGGCTGGAGTTCTCACTAAAGTGCCACTCTTTGCGGATTTTATTAATTTCTTGGGGCAACATGCTAAATACCATCGTACTATATGGGCGGTAATTCCCACCGATGAACTCGAGATACTTGTCCAGAGAGTCGAAGAGATTACGGGGGATATGAATAAACATATCGGAACAATACTTCTCGCCCTCGATATATCATTTTTCAAAGGGACAATGGAAACAGTATAA
- the ndk gene encoding nucleoside-diphosphate kinase codes for MFPVYRSTFVLIKPNAIQRELVGDIISRFESKGLRIDAIKMLHMKRELAEKHYNEHKGKPFYGGLIDFITSGPVIAMVLSGPNAIEAVRYVVGDTNPLKAQPGTIRGEYAITISRNIVHASDSIQAANCEIERFFTPDEIINYHLNLEEDI; via the coding sequence ATGTTTCCGGTTTATAGAAGCACATTCGTTTTAATCAAACCCAACGCCATACAGCGCGAACTTGTGGGCGACATTATCAGCAGATTCGAGAGCAAAGGCTTACGTATCGACGCAATAAAGATGCTTCATATGAAAAGAGAACTTGCCGAAAAACACTATAACGAGCATAAGGGAAAGCCCTTTTATGGTGGGCTTATCGATTTTATCACAAGTGGACCGGTTATCGCCATGGTTCTTTCGGGACCAAACGCCATAGAGGCCGTCCGATATGTCGTCGGAGATACAAATCCCCTAAAAGCGCAACCGGGAACGATACGCGGAGAGTATGCAATTACGATCTCTCGTAATATCGTTCATGCATCTGATTCAATTCAAGCAGCCAATTGCGAGATCGAGCGCTTTTTCACACCCGATGAGATAATTAACTATCACTTGAATCTGGAAGAGGACATTTAG